A DNA window from Armatimonadota bacterium contains the following coding sequences:
- a CDS encoding SDR family NAD(P)-dependent oxidoreductase, with protein MRLSGRTAVVTGASSGVGRAIALALAAEGAAVCLVGRRVEALEDVAAQARSTAARVLTYPTDLAEDAEVAALADRLREEVGGVDLLVHGAGEIALGPIDQAPVELFDRQYRINVRAAYLLTQELLPLLRSRRGQVVFLNSSAGLSGRAGSAQYAATKHALRAVADSLRDEVNADGVRVLSVFLGRTATPMQAAVHQAEGRAFHPERLIRPEDVASIVISALVLPPSVEVTDITLRPLQKSGP; from the coding sequence ATGCGACTGTCGGGGCGGACCGCCGTCGTCACCGGCGCCAGCAGCGGCGTCGGCCGGGCCATCGCTCTGGCCCTGGCCGCCGAAGGCGCCGCGGTATGCCTGGTCGGGCGACGGGTCGAGGCGCTGGAGGACGTCGCCGCCCAGGCCAGGAGCACCGCGGCCCGCGTCCTCACCTATCCGACCGACCTGGCCGAGGATGCGGAGGTTGCCGCCCTGGCCGACCGGCTGCGGGAGGAGGTGGGCGGGGTGGACCTCCTCGTCCATGGGGCGGGGGAGATCGCCCTGGGGCCCATCGATCAAGCTCCTGTCGAGTTATTCGACCGACAGTACCGGATCAACGTCCGGGCCGCCTATCTGCTCACCCAGGAGCTGCTGCCGCTGCTCCGTTCCCGCCGCGGGCAGGTGGTGTTCCTGAACTCCAGCGCCGGCCTGAGCGGCCGGGCCGGCAGCGCCCAGTACGCCGCGACCAAGCACGCCCTGCGGGCCGTGGCCGACAGCCTGCGGGACGAGGTAAACGCCGACGGCGTCCGGGTGTTGAGCGTGTTCCTGGGCCGCACCGCCACCCCGATGCAGGCCGCGGTGCACCAGGCGGAGGGACGCGCCTTCCACCCCGAGCGGTTGATCCGTCCGGAGGACGTCGCCTCCATCGTCATCAGCGCCCTGGTCCTGCCGCCCAGCGTCGAGGTGACGGATATCACCCTGCGGCCGCTGCAGAAATCCGGGCCGTGA